One Erysipelothrix amsterdamensis DNA window includes the following coding sequences:
- a CDS encoding DUF2232 domain-containing protein has protein sequence MKKTLSLTYGAMTVALTGIILFFDRITAGFFMTFLALPLIVYGSYCDWSEAFVVYLSCIIMAVIMSGLFSTILMMAGYGAVGLAYIYCMKKEASPTRSYLAMGVVIALFYFIMIRFFGPAFGMDFQEIIQSVKGILNIHNSLVLYGISISMVLITMAMELFIMKTSADIVLVMLHRNRK, from the coding sequence ATGAAGAAAACACTGAGCCTAACATATGGTGCAATGACTGTTGCTTTAACAGGGATTATTTTGTTTTTTGATCGCATAACGGCTGGTTTTTTTATGACGTTTCTTGCGCTACCTTTAATTGTCTACGGATCGTATTGTGATTGGTCCGAGGCGTTTGTAGTTTACTTATCATGTATTATAATGGCGGTTATCATGTCGGGGCTTTTCTCAACAATTTTGATGATGGCAGGGTATGGTGCTGTAGGATTAGCGTATATTTACTGTATGAAAAAAGAGGCTTCCCCAACACGGAGTTATCTTGCTATGGGAGTAGTTATTGCTTTGTTTTACTTTATAATGATTCGTTTCTTTGGTCCTGCTTTTGGTATGGACTTTCAAGAAATCATTCAATCTGTGAAAGGGATTCTAAATATTCACAATTCACTTGTACTTTATGGTATTTCAATTAGTATGGTTCTAATTACAATGGCTATGGAACTCTTTATAATGAAAACGAGTGCAGATATCGTTTTAGTGATGTTACATCGTAATAGAAAATAG
- a CDS encoding chromate transporter, whose product MKQISNLELFYTSFFLSAVSFGGGYITIPILRTKYVEEKKLITEDTLQDLAAIAQSAPGAISVNLATGVGYKINGKAGGFASFIGTILPPLFIISVITYFYDFFMGQALIQAIFKGLEVGVAVIMVRLVLDMVKDLYQRDHKFAVFLYLTGLLLSLAFKIHIVFILIFNFVVVFMFNRWEQDHVTVD is encoded by the coding sequence ATGAAACAAATATCAAATTTAGAACTATTCTATACATCCTTCTTTTTATCTGCTGTGTCGTTTGGCGGAGGGTATATTACCATCCCAATTTTACGCACAAAGTATGTTGAAGAGAAAAAATTAATTACCGAAGACACATTACAAGATCTTGCTGCAATTGCTCAATCAGCACCCGGTGCCATATCCGTAAATCTAGCAACCGGAGTGGGCTATAAAATCAATGGTAAAGCTGGAGGGTTCGCATCGTTTATCGGGACCATCTTACCACCCTTATTTATAATCTCAGTAATAACATATTTTTATGATTTCTTTATGGGGCAAGCACTTATACAAGCTATATTTAAAGGCTTAGAAGTAGGTGTTGCTGTGATTATGGTGCGATTGGTGCTAGATATGGTTAAGGATCTGTACCAAAGAGATCACAAATTTGCAGTCTTCTTATATCTCACTGGATTGTTGCTTTCTCTCGCATTTAAGATTCATATAGTTTTTATTCTAATCTTTAATTTTGTAGTCGTGTTTATGTTTAATCGATGGGAGCAAGATCATGTTACAGTTGATTAA
- a CDS encoding chromate transporter, with the protein MLQLIKLFFEFLYVGLFSLGGGYATIPLIENRIINIHGWITTQDFINMITISQMTPGPLTVNISTFVGLNIAGIPGAMIATLGCVLIGVCLTLSVYGSYDKASHKDLWELILKSLRISSATLISLATVTIFSMLLLNESSFSALTIVVFILVFGFSYKFKLQTTQILMLSAFLGLLWLL; encoded by the coding sequence ATGTTACAGTTGATTAAGCTATTCTTTGAGTTTTTATATGTTGGGTTATTCAGTCTTGGCGGTGGATATGCAACCATTCCACTCATCGAGAATAGAATTATTAACATTCATGGTTGGATTACGACACAAGACTTTATCAATATGATAACCATTTCCCAAATGACTCCCGGGCCTTTGACAGTAAACATCTCAACCTTCGTGGGTCTCAATATTGCTGGAATCCCGGGTGCAATGATCGCGACACTTGGATGCGTCCTTATCGGTGTCTGCTTAACACTTAGTGTGTATGGATCCTATGATAAGGCAAGTCACAAAGATTTATGGGAATTGATTTTGAAATCCTTACGCATTAGTTCCGCAACACTTATCAGTCTTGCGACGGTAACCATTTTTTCAATGTTGCTTTTGAATGAGAGTAGCTTTAGTGCTTTAACTATAGTTGTATTCATCTTAGTATTTGGATTTAGTTATAAATTCAAACTTCAGACAACTCAAATTCTAATGCTTTCTGCCTTTCTTGGTTTATTATGGCTCTTATAG
- the rpsF gene encoding 30S ribosomal protein S6, translated as MRKYEVMYIVKPTLDEEARTAVIAKLHAILTDNGATIDEVNEWGLRELAYEIEDFKKGYYVVTQFTSGDEAVNEFNRLTRINNDVIRHMIVRQDEI; from the coding sequence ATGCGCAAATATGAAGTAATGTACATCGTGAAACCTACATTAGACGAGGAAGCTCGTACAGCAGTTATTGCTAAATTACACGCTATCTTAACAGATAACGGAGCAACAATTGATGAAGTTAATGAATGGGGTTTACGCGAACTAGCATACGAAATTGAAGACTTCAAAAAAGGTTACTATGTAGTAACTCAATTTACATCAGGTGATGAAGCAGTTAATGAATTTAACCGTTTAACACGTATCAATAACGATGTAATCCGTCACATGATCGTACGTCAAGACGAAATCTAA
- the rpsR gene encoding 30S ribosomal protein S18: MSFRKFRGPRRKVCYFTKNNVKTIDYKDVELLKRFISANGKIIPRRVTGTKAKYQRPLATAIKRARQMALLPYVSDN; encoded by the coding sequence ATGTCATTCAGAAAATTCCGTGGACCACGTCGTAAAGTTTGCTATTTTACAAAAAATAACGTAAAAACAATCGATTACAAAGATGTGGAATTACTAAAACGCTTTATCTCAGCAAATGGTAAAATTATTCCTAGACGTGTTACAGGTACAAAAGCTAAATACCAACGTCCATTAGCAACAGCTATTAAACGTGCTCGTCAAATGGCTTTATTACCATACGTATCAGATAACTAA
- a CDS encoding IspD/TarI family cytidylyltransferase: MDYSVLIVAAGKKAAEGASYAKALASFNDSKSVLGQTISVFMHDAQCKQVVIVASSADMTRVVKSNGSGKIVYVKGGKTRQESVLIGLTAVSEDVVLIHDGVRPWLRQGLIDKLLVRMQTEKACVLGLPPTSRMCRVVDGYIESTVDTDSFIQTQTPQAYHTSFILSCYAKANRSGGTFMDDSEVVSAFSDVKIAVEAGDSRNRRFILKKED, from the coding sequence ATGGATTATTCAGTATTAATTGTTGCCGCTGGGAAAAAAGCAGCAGAAGGTGCAAGTTATGCAAAAGCACTTGCCTCATTTAATGACTCAAAAAGTGTTTTAGGTCAGACAATTTCAGTCTTTATGCATGATGCACAGTGCAAACAGGTTGTAATTGTTGCGAGTTCTGCTGATATGACGCGTGTTGTAAAGTCTAATGGTAGTGGCAAGATTGTTTATGTTAAGGGCGGTAAAACACGTCAGGAGAGCGTGTTGATTGGTCTTACAGCGGTTTCAGAGGATGTTGTTCTTATCCATGACGGTGTACGTCCTTGGTTACGTCAAGGTTTAATTGATAAACTACTTGTTCGCATGCAAACTGAAAAAGCATGTGTACTTGGATTACCTCCAACCAGCCGTATGTGCCGTGTTGTTGATGGATATATTGAGTCAACAGTTGATACGGATTCCTTTATTCAAACCCAAACGCCTCAGGCATATCACACATCTTTTATTTTGAGTTGTTATGCGAAAGCGAATCGTTCGGGTGGGACGTTTATGGATGATTCAGAAGTGGTCTCTGCATTCTCTGATGTTAAGATTGCGGTTGAAGCAGGCGATTCAAGAAATCGTCGATTTATTCTAAAAAAAGAAGATTAG
- the dnaB gene encoding replicative DNA helicase, translating to MRKLPYSQDAEMALLGTLLVFPESVAVVEEYDMQVDDFYNTEHQKIFSHMIEIIERGRVLDATTLITRLKDQHEIDSVGGVEYLFALTENSATPASVKHYIEVVQEKAQMRRLIDVGQSIAEKGFDSTTELTALLDEAEQRILEVTRVRRTTEMQRSREVVNEVIENLNRIRENHDRITGLKTNYSHLDNVTNGLQRGDLIILAARPSVGKTAFALNLALNAARHNKNEKAGMAIFSLEMPATHLISRMLSAQSSVKSEYLRTGNLNDEQLNNVYAGANVLSKLNIFIDDSSTITVPEIFSKCRKLKSEGNLDMIVIDYIQLISGRGKTESRQQEVSEISRGLKQLAREMDCPVIALSQLSRLVERRDSKIPQLSDLRESGSIEQDADIVMFLYREDYYKDREGEEDDGPQLPKPEQQEVLLKMAKHRNGALADITLMFNASISKFYGVAGDGGRM from the coding sequence ATGCGTAAATTGCCTTACAGTCAAGACGCTGAGATGGCTCTTTTAGGAACGCTATTGGTGTTCCCAGAGTCTGTTGCAGTTGTTGAAGAATATGATATGCAAGTCGATGACTTTTATAATACCGAGCACCAAAAAATATTTTCTCATATGATAGAAATTATTGAACGTGGTCGTGTTTTAGATGCGACGACTTTAATAACACGATTAAAAGATCAACATGAAATTGATAGTGTGGGTGGTGTCGAATACTTGTTTGCACTTACAGAAAACAGTGCAACACCAGCAAGTGTGAAACACTATATTGAAGTTGTTCAAGAAAAAGCTCAAATGCGACGCCTCATTGATGTTGGGCAGTCTATCGCTGAAAAGGGTTTTGACTCTACTACTGAACTTACTGCACTGCTTGATGAAGCGGAACAAAGAATTTTAGAAGTAACGCGTGTTCGTCGTACAACTGAAATGCAGCGAAGTCGTGAGGTTGTAAATGAAGTAATAGAGAATTTAAATCGAATTCGTGAAAACCACGACCGTATCACCGGTTTGAAGACCAATTACAGCCATTTGGATAATGTTACTAACGGTTTGCAACGTGGTGATTTAATTATCTTAGCGGCGCGTCCGTCTGTAGGGAAAACGGCATTTGCCTTGAATCTAGCACTGAATGCAGCACGCCACAATAAAAATGAAAAAGCAGGAATGGCGATTTTCTCCCTCGAAATGCCTGCAACACATCTAATTTCACGTATGTTGAGTGCGCAATCTTCTGTGAAGAGCGAGTATTTACGTACCGGTAACTTAAATGATGAGCAATTAAATAATGTTTATGCAGGAGCCAATGTGCTATCAAAGCTCAACATCTTTATTGATGATAGTTCAACAATTACTGTTCCAGAAATTTTTTCAAAATGTCGAAAACTTAAATCTGAAGGTAATTTAGATATGATTGTGATTGACTATATTCAGCTGATCTCAGGACGTGGAAAAACAGAATCACGTCAACAAGAAGTATCTGAAATTTCACGTGGTCTCAAACAGTTAGCCCGTGAAATGGATTGCCCTGTTATTGCGCTGTCACAGTTATCACGTTTAGTGGAACGTCGAGACAGTAAAATACCACAATTGAGTGATTTACGTGAATCCGGTTCGATTGAGCAAGATGCGGATATTGTAATGTTCTTGTATCGAGAAGATTATTATAAAGACCGCGAAGGTGAAGAGGACGATGGACCTCAATTACCGAAACCAGAACAACAAGAAGTATTACTAAAAATGGCGAAACACCGTAATGGTGCATTGGCAGACATTACACTTATGTTCAATGCTTCCATAAGTAAGTTCTATGGTGTTGCCGGAGATGGAGGTAGAATGTAA
- the ssb gene encoding single-stranded DNA-binding protein, with the protein MINRTILVGRLTRDPELRKTQTGKSVVSFTVACNRRFGQQDETDFINCVAWNQTADFMANYLLKGALVGLEGRIQSRSYEDATGKRVYVQEVVVDTLQSLESRAQRQEQGASQGQYQNQNSNQGGSSYTPSYQADPEPSFSMDDEPVLDITSDDLPF; encoded by the coding sequence ATGATTAATCGCACTATATTAGTGGGTCGTTTAACTCGAGATCCAGAACTTCGTAAAACACAAACAGGTAAGTCAGTCGTTTCGTTTACTGTAGCGTGCAATCGCCGCTTCGGTCAACAAGATGAAACTGATTTCATCAATTGTGTGGCTTGGAATCAAACAGCTGATTTTATGGCGAATTACTTACTAAAGGGTGCTTTAGTAGGTCTAGAAGGTCGAATTCAATCGAGATCATATGAAGACGCTACCGGTAAACGTGTATACGTTCAAGAGGTTGTTGTGGATACACTTCAATCACTCGAATCACGCGCACAACGTCAAGAACAAGGCGCAAGCCAAGGCCAATACCAGAATCAAAATAGTAATCAAGGTGGATCAAGTTATACACCTTCATACCAAGCTGATCCTGAACCATCGTTCTCAATGGATGATGAGCCTGTTCTCGATATAACCAGTGACGATCTTCCATTCTAA
- a CDS encoding peptidoglycan DD-metalloendopeptidase family protein, with product MKKHKNLIMISVAFLFAVGLGYLYKSPTSASEIKTAYEAIDSSSAIFPQEVVTVNDKPVVITKLYREQKLVGVLKDSTRLQKMFDEVYENEYKEEFPDSKLGFIDDLIQVDEMSFNVYEDRDNDIFEYLYKENLFAIEANKVTFSNGAIIYVKNSEDFDSARDKFIQNFTSESTFDAIKNNKKIPAITDYGTKDIDVKVKETVKVTRGLATKDKILKDETEILTFLSYGYNPKVETYKIKPFDTLEGIAYHSGMNVNQIQSINADKIKDVNQVLEVGSELRVSKFDSPFTVTVTKQRMTTEPVYPEKTVYQSDPELAEGKEVVDVVEQNGARDVIYEDIYENGASISTKEISSKETKKPVRGVIRYGTKVEPKVGSGAWRWPLDNAYVLCGYGCYPNHSGTDFSTHGSGYGPIYAIDRGVVTTNSYDPGGWGNYIVIDHGNGYRSLYAHMASPGYFQAGQTVAKGENIGYVGMTGRTSYPHVHLEIIVGGGTRVDACGVIGC from the coding sequence ATGAAAAAACATAAAAACCTCATTATGATATCCGTCGCATTTCTTTTTGCGGTTGGATTAGGGTATCTTTACAAGTCTCCAACTTCAGCATCGGAAATTAAAACAGCATATGAAGCAATCGATTCATCATCTGCAATATTTCCACAAGAAGTTGTGACTGTAAATGATAAACCTGTAGTGATTACAAAGCTTTATCGCGAGCAAAAACTTGTAGGGGTCTTAAAAGATTCGACTCGTCTACAAAAGATGTTTGATGAAGTGTATGAAAATGAATATAAAGAAGAATTTCCAGATTCAAAGCTGGGATTTATTGACGACCTCATTCAAGTAGATGAAATGAGTTTTAATGTTTATGAAGATCGTGACAATGATATTTTTGAATATCTTTATAAAGAAAACTTATTTGCAATTGAAGCGAATAAAGTTACATTCTCAAATGGAGCCATCATCTATGTAAAGAATTCTGAAGATTTTGATTCAGCACGTGATAAATTTATCCAAAACTTTACCAGTGAAAGTACCTTTGATGCGATCAAGAATAATAAGAAAATTCCTGCCATTACAGATTATGGAACCAAGGATATAGACGTGAAGGTTAAAGAAACCGTAAAAGTAACACGGGGTCTTGCGACGAAGGATAAAATCCTAAAAGATGAAACAGAAATTCTGACCTTCCTAAGCTATGGGTATAATCCGAAAGTTGAAACATATAAAATAAAACCGTTTGATACCTTAGAAGGTATTGCATATCACAGTGGAATGAACGTAAACCAGATTCAATCCATTAATGCGGATAAAATTAAAGATGTGAATCAAGTTCTTGAAGTTGGATCAGAACTTCGAGTAAGTAAGTTTGATTCGCCATTTACAGTCACCGTAACAAAACAACGTATGACGACGGAACCGGTATATCCTGAAAAAACGGTATATCAATCCGATCCAGAACTTGCGGAAGGTAAAGAAGTTGTGGATGTCGTGGAACAAAACGGAGCTCGTGACGTTATTTATGAAGATATTTATGAGAATGGTGCATCCATTTCAACGAAAGAAATATCGAGTAAAGAAACTAAGAAACCAGTACGTGGTGTTATTCGTTATGGTACAAAAGTTGAACCTAAAGTTGGTAGTGGTGCATGGCGTTGGCCTTTAGACAATGCATATGTTCTCTGTGGTTATGGTTGTTATCCAAATCACTCAGGTACAGACTTCTCAACACACGGTAGTGGCTATGGACCAATTTACGCAATTGATCGTGGTGTTGTCACAACGAACTCATATGATCCAGGAGGATGGGGTAACTATATAGTTATCGACCATGGTAATGGATACAGATCCCTCTATGCACACATGGCAAGTCCAGGTTATTTCCAAGCAGGACAAACTGTCGCTAAAGGTGAGAATATTGGTTATGTTGGTATGACGGGACGAACAAGTTATCCACACGTCCATCTTGAAATTATTGTTGGTGGTGGAACACGTGTTGATGCATGTGGTG
- the rplI gene encoding 50S ribosomal protein L9, producing the protein MKLILLKDVKKVGKKNDIVEVADGYARNFLLPNKLAVMASDQSREILDHQKQEHAAEVQAEIEKAKLLAKELEKITLEFKVKVGEGGRVFGSVSTKQVEDALKKEHKIKVDKRKFKPSGPITHLGSNRIQATLYGDVTGEIHVKLIAE; encoded by the coding sequence ATGAAATTAATTTTATTAAAAGACGTTAAAAAAGTAGGTAAAAAGAACGATATCGTTGAGGTTGCGGATGGTTATGCGCGTAATTTTTTATTACCGAATAAACTCGCAGTTATGGCAAGTGATCAAAGTCGTGAAATTTTAGATCACCAAAAACAAGAACATGCTGCTGAAGTTCAGGCAGAAATTGAAAAAGCGAAACTTCTAGCGAAAGAGCTTGAGAAAATCACTTTAGAATTTAAAGTCAAAGTGGGTGAAGGTGGTCGTGTCTTTGGTTCTGTATCCACAAAACAAGTAGAAGATGCATTGAAAAAAGAACACAAGATTAAAGTGGACAAGCGTAAATTTAAACCCAGTGGTCCAATTACTCATTTAGGATCAAATCGTATCCAAGCAACACTTTATGGAGATGTAACCGGAGAAATCCACGTTAAATTAATTGCTGAATAA
- a CDS encoding LysR family transcriptional regulator, which translates to MNIRLLKIFKEVYELKSITKATETLYISQPAVSQAVKELETVLNRNLFVRKSGGIEPTPFGAQFYLQVTHFLKGYHQFEADVFKLNKSNPLRIGSSITVAKTTLPDIIKRYESLHLEHKTETTIANAQDVLALLIEDKVDVAIIEGSMHDETFETIELGTYSLKFFSKYPHNISNLESLLQHRVLLRESGSSIRNAFEALLLKHKLVYHPTWQTVNSEAILFAVRQDLGIGFLPEVLIHHDFYIYDDITTDITTPITLCYRKNQVFEDPLNEFVDIVLEAFGK; encoded by the coding sequence ATGAATATTCGACTCTTAAAAATCTTTAAAGAAGTATACGAACTTAAGTCAATTACTAAAGCAACCGAGACGTTGTATATATCACAGCCGGCGGTATCTCAAGCAGTTAAGGAACTTGAAACGGTCTTGAATCGTAATCTCTTTGTGCGTAAGTCTGGAGGCATTGAGCCAACTCCGTTTGGCGCTCAGTTTTATCTTCAAGTGACTCATTTTCTAAAAGGTTATCACCAATTTGAAGCAGATGTATTTAAACTCAATAAATCGAATCCCTTACGAATAGGGTCCAGTATCACTGTCGCAAAGACAACGTTACCAGATATTATCAAACGCTATGAATCCTTACATTTGGAGCATAAAACCGAAACAACAATCGCCAATGCGCAAGATGTGCTTGCACTACTCATTGAGGATAAAGTTGATGTCGCTATAATTGAAGGATCAATGCACGATGAGACATTTGAGACAATTGAACTTGGGACTTATAGCTTAAAATTTTTCTCTAAATATCCACATAATATTTCGAACCTTGAATCTTTACTTCAACACAGAGTATTGCTTCGGGAATCCGGGAGTTCAATTCGTAATGCATTTGAAGCGTTGCTTTTAAAACATAAATTAGTTTATCACCCGACATGGCAAACTGTTAATTCAGAAGCAATTCTTTTCGCGGTAAGACAAGATTTAGGGATTGGTTTCTTACCGGAAGTACTCATACATCATGATTTTTATATTTATGACGATATCACAACTGATATCACAACACCGATTACTCTGTGTTATCGAAAAAATCAAGTTTTTGAAGATCCTTTGAATGAATTTGTGGATATTGTTCTGGAGGCATTTGGTAAATAA
- a CDS encoding DHH family phosphoesterase has translation MSNQFETLKTRLMILTLTQLVVLFFFHVFINKYLYVVQYIFLVIDFAIIFYIFATAITSRKERVISVADVLGQEASYAFEYANMGIITLDDQNTITWMSELFDELNILGTGELVTDIFPTIVKIIKGNNETMTIRFDSHVFEASTMGQKNIIFFKDVTDLNELEIINRNNQVVLGIAHLDNYEETTQYEEEQTIAFIDSNIRQAVVRWADNHEMFVRRIRPDRYLLVLNEQVFQRLESERFSIVNEIRKQATKIDASITLSLAFARHSDNFKDLEDMSNKALEMAQSRGGDQVAINTKNEVMRYFGGNTEAVEKRSKVRVRVMAQNLGEHILESSNVVIVGHRMMDFDCFGSALGVSSIVSVYNKEASIVIDLEDTEVNLAGGIRKHRDEFEKDHNLVTHEQARSLIGPNTLLIMVDHHSLQQCQFPDLVDKAETVVVIDHHRRTGDFKFKPTLTYIESSASSASELIVELFPYHRRNVVISKLEATFMYTGMLIDTNRFRNRSGSRTFQAAAELRKYGADLMEVENMLRDEYESFEMKNKVLSKCEFFDDYYVIAAYKDELLPRPLMSQAADEILTVKEVEASFVVAYVDEDIVAISSRSKGELNVQVVMERLGGGGHFTGAAAQIKGQSIHEVVESLKKAIENVREESE, from the coding sequence ATGTCTAATCAATTTGAGACTCTTAAAACACGTTTAATGATTTTAACTTTGACCCAATTGGTGGTCCTCTTCTTTTTCCATGTTTTTATTAATAAATATTTGTATGTTGTACAGTATATTTTTCTTGTAATTGACTTTGCAATTATCTTCTATATTTTCGCTACTGCGATTACAAGTCGCAAGGAACGCGTTATATCTGTTGCGGATGTATTAGGACAAGAAGCAAGTTATGCTTTTGAATATGCAAATATGGGGATTATCACACTTGATGATCAAAATACGATTACTTGGATGAGTGAGCTTTTTGATGAACTTAATATCCTTGGTACCGGAGAATTGGTTACTGATATCTTTCCGACTATTGTGAAAATTATTAAAGGAAATAATGAAACGATGACAATTCGTTTTGATTCCCATGTTTTTGAAGCATCGACGATGGGTCAAAAGAACATTATTTTCTTTAAAGATGTTACGGATTTAAATGAACTTGAGATTATCAACCGAAATAATCAAGTTGTCTTGGGGATTGCGCACCTTGATAACTATGAAGAAACAACTCAATATGAGGAAGAGCAAACGATTGCTTTTATTGACTCAAACATTCGACAGGCTGTCGTAAGATGGGCTGATAATCATGAGATGTTCGTGCGTCGTATTCGCCCAGACCGTTATCTTTTAGTCTTAAATGAACAAGTATTTCAAAGGCTTGAAAGTGAACGTTTCTCGATTGTGAATGAGATTCGAAAACAAGCTACAAAAATTGATGCAAGTATTACCTTGTCTCTTGCGTTTGCCCGACATAGTGATAACTTTAAGGATTTAGAGGATATGTCGAATAAAGCCCTTGAAATGGCACAGAGTCGTGGCGGTGACCAAGTAGCGATTAATACAAAAAATGAAGTTATGCGTTACTTTGGTGGAAATACAGAGGCTGTGGAGAAACGTAGTAAAGTTCGTGTGCGGGTTATGGCTCAAAATCTTGGTGAACACATTTTAGAATCCAGCAATGTTGTGATTGTAGGCCATCGTATGATGGACTTTGATTGTTTCGGAAGTGCGCTGGGTGTCTCGTCAATCGTTTCCGTTTATAATAAAGAAGCTTCGATTGTTATTGATTTAGAGGATACTGAGGTCAATCTTGCGGGAGGTATTCGTAAGCATCGTGATGAGTTTGAAAAGGATCACAATTTAGTGACACATGAACAAGCGCGTTCGCTTATTGGTCCAAACACATTACTGATCATGGTAGACCATCATTCGCTACAACAATGTCAGTTCCCAGATTTAGTGGATAAAGCAGAAACTGTTGTGGTTATTGACCATCATCGACGTACAGGGGATTTTAAATTTAAACCAACCCTAACGTACATTGAGTCGTCCGCTTCATCAGCGAGCGAACTGATTGTGGAATTATTCCCGTATCATCGACGTAATGTTGTTATTTCTAAACTTGAAGCAACCTTTATGTATACAGGAATGCTTATTGATACCAATCGCTTTAGAAATCGAAGTGGAAGTAGAACTTTCCAAGCCGCAGCTGAATTACGTAAGTATGGCGCTGATTTAATGGAAGTTGAAAATATGCTTCGTGATGAATATGAGAGTTTTGAAATGAAAAACAAAGTATTGAGTAAATGTGAATTTTTTGATGATTACTACGTAATTGCAGCATACAAGGATGAGTTATTACCACGACCATTGATGTCTCAAGCAGCTGATGAAATTCTAACTGTGAAAGAGGTTGAAGCGTCGTTTGTGGTGGCTTATGTTGATGAAGACATTGTCGCGATATCATCACGATCAAAAGGTGAATTAAACGTTCAAGTTGTTATGGAACGCCTCGGTGGTGGCGGTCACTTTACTGGAGCTGCAGCTCAAATTAAAGGACAATCGATTCATGAAGTCGTAGAGTCACTTAAAAAAGCTATAGAAAATGTAAGAGAGGAAAGTGAATAA